The Streptomyces sp. A2-16 sequence GCGACCCCGCCGCAGGGGAGGGCGGCGGGTACCCGCCCCTGCCGGACCCGGTCCCGCCCGCGATCGTGGGACGCCTGGACGAACACGACGTGGTCCTCGGCGTCCCCGCCTCCGCCGCCGAGCGCCGCGGCCTCGCCTGGGACCTGCGGATCGACCCCGGCCACCCCGTGCTCTTCGACCACCCCACGGGGGACGTGCCCGGCATGGTCCTTCTGGAGGCCGCCCGCCAGGCCGTCCAGGCGGCTTGCGCCCCCTACCGCGTCCTCCCGGTCGAACTGCGCAGCGCCTTCCACCACCCCGTGGCCCTGTCCACCCCCTGCCACATCTCCGCCACCCGCCTCCCCACCCAGGACGCCACCGAGGACGCCGCCCTCCGAGTCACAGCCTGGCAGTCCAACCGCCTCACCTTCGACAGCCTCGTGGTGGCCCACACATGCGACTGAGACGGTCCACGGCAGCCATCGACTCCGTACGCCCGGCATTGGGCCGGTGACCACGGTCCTGCCGTCACTCGATCGCAGGTAGCCCGGCCGCGATGTCGGTGGGCAGCTTGGTCGCCTCGTCCAGCACCGAAGCTGCCCGGACCTGCTCAACCGTGCACCCGTGAGCTGTCGACAGATCGGTGCCCATCAGCTTGCTCTGCGCCAGATTGGCATCCACAAGACTCGCGCCCCGCAGATTGGCGGCGCGCAGATTCGCCTTGTTGAGGTCGGCGCGGTCCAGCCAGACACCTTCAAGCCCGGTCTCTTGCAGCCACGCGTCCTCCAGCCGCGCCTCCGTCAAGTCCGAGCCGTCCAACCTCGCGCTGCCCAGACGGACACGGTCCAGCCGAGCCTGCTTGAGATCAGCGCCCCTCAGATCCGTCGCCCGCAAGTCGATGCGGAAGGGCTCCTGCGCTACGGGCCGACGTCCCAGCACGGTCAACGCCGCCTGAACAGGCTCGGTCGGATGACGATCGGCTTGGAGTGCCTCTCCTTCTCCTGCGGCCATCAGAGTGTGCTCCCTGATGAACGAGGCAAGGACCTCGACCACCGTCAGGTGGTCCTTGGGGGAGTCACGCATGATGCGCTCGAGAGCGTATATACCGCCCAACCGCTCGACGGTCCGATCCGAGGCCAAGAGCTTGATGGCCTCCACATAACGGTCGGTCACCTGCGCTTCTCGCGACAGCTCGGCCTGTTCGCGATCCCGTTCTCGCGTATGCCGCAAGCTGCGGTCGGTGTAGTAGAGACCTGCCGCCGCGACCACTCCCGCTCCGAGGGCAACCAGAGCCGTGCGCACCCCCGTGACCACAACACCGTCGGCCGGCTGCAAGTCGTCTGTTCTCAGATGCTCACCGTCCAGCCACCACGGCCCCTGCCAGAGCAGCACGACGTATCCGCACACCACAAGAACAAGACCAACAGCCAGCCCTGCGCGCTTCCAACGCGATCGCATGAGAGTGAGCTGCCCGACACCTCGCAAAGCCAAGCCTCAAGCTGCCCTATCCGGCGCTCCTCCAGCCCTTGGACCTGCACGCTTTCCAACTGTGGTGGTGGGCTGTGTGCAGGGGCGTTCACCTGCGTTCATGGGAGTCTGGCCCGGGAGGCGATTTCGGCGTGCGGTCCTCGATGAGCGCCCGTGAACGGGGCTGAATGAGACGGAAACTGAGAAGCCCGGGCGGGCTGGGCTGGCTAACATCCTTCGTCTCGAGGAGGAGCCATGGCACTGGGCCGCAAGGGATCGCGACGCATCGTCGTCGACAGTACGGCCTACCGCTGGCGGTTGCGACGCAGGCCGACCTACTTTCAGGGGCTGTGCTGGACGCCGTGCAGCTTCGCGGTCGTGCATGCAGACGCCGTCGGGACAATGCTCGTGGTCACCACCAACCAGCCACATGCGAGCAACTGGATCGGACGTGGGGCCCAGCCTGTACTGCCATCCGACGTTGCCCAAGCCATCAAACGTGCCCTTCGTGAGGGCTGGAGCCCAACTGCTCCAGGCTCCCCCTTCCACCTCGACCTGTCCGCCGACTTCAAGCCCTCGCCCTGAGCTGAGGCGCTGTGAGGTCGGTGGAGACAATGGGTCGAGCCACGGCGGCAGGCACCGTCCATCGATGAAGGACATCATGTCGACCAAAGGTCGCTGCCCCTCGGTCGATCGTCCGCTGAGGTCCGGCGCCGACCGCTGCTGTTCGCGCCGGCCGTCGCATGCGGCCTTGGCATGCATTGCCGTCACTCAGCGGACGGCCCAGAGCCGGTCCGACGCCTGACCTGTACAGCCAAGACCAGCGCCGTCGTGACCGCCAGCACAAGGTTCAACGTGTCAGCAGCCATGACGATGGCGAAGGGTGCGCCGGCCATGTGCGGCACCTTGGCGACGATCATGCCAAGACCCATGAGCAGGGGCATCCATATCGAGTAGAAGCGCATGTCCTGGCGGGGGCGCGCTCCTTTGCGGATCTTTGCCCGCTCCCACCAGCGGCGGCCGAAGCTGATAAGAACCAGCAAGCAGCCCATCACGACGACAGACCAGTCCATGAACCTGAGCATCGATACCCCTCGTCGGCATGGATCTGCGCGTCACGTCATCACTGCGACTCGTTCCCTCTGCGCCGAGAGCCTGCCAGGCCAGTCATACGACGGGAATCAACCGGTCAGGTCCTTAGTCTGATCTTTACCCCTCTCGCAGAAGCAGCCGGCGCACTCTCGCCCTGCCGGCACGCTGCGTCGAGGCTCTCTGGCAGCAATTCGAAGATCAGGTCTGGGACCGGCTCGCCGCCGGTGACGCCTGGGAGGAACACTGCGCCCCGGCCGGCGGTCACCGAGGAGGTCTACCGGAAGCAGATCCGGCCCGTGATCCAGACCGGCGCCGTGGTCATGGACGGCATCTTCAAGCCGGGCCCGGAGCGTTGGTCACGCAGATAGACACGCACGCAGAAACAGGTCACCCACCTCCGGAAATCCGGAGGTGGGTGACCTGTTGTTTTAGCTGTCGGGGTGGCGGGATTTGAACCCACGACCTCTTCGTCCCGAACGAAGCGCGCTGCCAAGCTGCGCTACACCCCGATTGTCGCTGCTTGTCGCGGCGACGTCGTTTACTTTAGCCCACCGGTGGCTGGAGACGAAATCCGGTTTTGGTGCGGTGGCGGATGGGGTTCGGGCGGGCGTGGTCCAGGGCTACCAGGAGGATCGCGAGGGCGTAGAAGGAGAGGCCGAGGAGGAGGGCGTTGCCCAGGACGCTCTTGTAGCCGTGCAGGTCCACGTCCAGGAAGGGGTAGAGGTAGCGGCCGCCCGTGCCCGGAGGGATCAGTTCGCCTCGGGTGAAGGAGAACAGCAGGTAGGCCAGGGGGTACAGCAGCCAGGTCGCAGCCTGGCGCAGGTGGAGTCGGCCGGGGGGCGTCAGCAGGAGCCAGTCCGCCAGGGCCGCCGCGGGGATCACCGTGTGCAGGAGGAGGGCGGTCACCGCGTGCCAGCCCGTCGGGTTCGCCGCCGCGCCCGTCAGGGCGAAAGGGCTCGCCGTGTTCACCAGCAGCAGGTGGTACACCAGCGCCGTGATCGTGACGTAGAGGAGGGCCGCGCCCGTCACGGACGACGGCAGGGGGCGGCGGGCGGTCCATGCCCTGCGGGCCGACAGCAGAAGCACCGGTGTCAGCAGGATCGTGCTCTGGATCGAGAAGTGGCTCAGGGTGCGGACCGGGCTGCTCAGGAGCAGTTCGACGGTCACCGCCCCCGCGGCCGCCATCGCCACCAGTACGCGGTAGGCGGCGGCGACGGGATGGCGCACAGGAGCCACCACCGCCGTGGCGGGGACGAGCGAGGGCAGGAAGACGGGCATGCCCGGGACTGCGGGGAGGTCCGGGATGTCCCTCGGTATCGGCGCGGTCATGCCCTCACGCTAGACATGTGCGACAAAAGGGGCGATTTGGGCGGGCCGTGCGGGTTAAGCCACCCGTCCAGTGCACGGGAACCAACGCCCCGCACCGAACCCGAACGCCCGCCCACGTCCCCGTACGGACACCTACCCCCGCCCCACCAACGTCAGCAACGTCACCTCGGGCGGGCACGCGAACCGTACCGGCGTATAGCGGTTCGCCCCGCAGCCCGCCGACACGTGCAGGTACGACCTGCGGCCCTCCGCCTCATGCGTGGACAAACCCTTCACGCGGTCGGTGTCGAGGTCGCAGTTCGTCACGAAGGCGCCGTAGAAGGGGAGGCAGATCTGGCCGCCGTGGGTGTGGCCGGCCAGGATCAGCGGGTAGCCGTCCGCGGCGAAGGCGTCCAGGACGCGGAGATACGGCGCGTGCACCACGCCCATCGAGAAGTCGGCCGCGCCCGACGGGCCGCCGGCCACCTCGTCGTACCGGTCCCGCTTGATGTGCGGGTCGTCCAGGCCCGTCAGCTCCACCGACACGCCCTCGACCTTCAGCATGCCCCGCGTGTTCGTGAGGTTCTGCCAGCCCGCCGCTTCGAAACCGTCCCGCAGGTCCTCCCACGGGTTGTGGACGACGCCCACGGCGGGTGCGTTGCCGTTCAGGCCGTGGCGGCCCTGGGCCTTCTCGTACAGGTAGCGGGCGGGGTTGCGGAACTTGGGGCCGTAGTAGTCGTTGGAGCCGAACACGTACGCGCCCGGGAACTCCATCAGCGGGCCCAGCGCGTCCAGGACCTCCGGGACGCCCTCCGGGTCCGACAGGTTGTCGCCCGTGTTGATCACGAAGTCCGGGCGCAGGCCGGCCAGCGAGCGCAGCCAGCGCTGCTTCTTGCGCTGGCCGCCGACCATGTGGATGTCGGAGACCTGGAGCACGCGCAGCGGGCGCATGCCGGACGGCAGGACGGGGACCGTGACCCGCCGCAGGCGGAAGGAGCGGGCTTCGAAACCCGCGGAGTAGACCAGACCGGCGGCGCCAACCGCCGCGATTCCCAAGGGGACTCCGTATCGCGCGCGCATGCCTCCATCGTGTCAGATCGCGGGGGCATCCTTGACCGGCCGCCGCCCGCACGGTAAATGGGCGGGCGCCCGTCGCCCCACACCTGCGACAATCGGACCCATGACCACGCTCAAGTCGAAGCTGCAGGAAGACCTCAACGCCGCGATCAAGGGGCGAGACGAGCTGCGCTCCTCGACGCTCCGGATGACGCTCGCCGCGATCACCACCGAGGAGGTCGCGGGCAAGGAGAAGCGGGAGCTCTCCGACGCCGAGGTCCTGAAGGTGATCACCAAGGAGGCGAAGAAGCGCCGCGAGGCCGCGGACGCCTTCGCCCAGGGTGGTCGCGCCGAGTCCGCCGAGCGGGAGAAGGCGGAGGGCCAGGTCCTCGCCGAGTACCTGCCCAAGCAGCTCAGCGACGACGAGCTCAACGACATCGTCGCCCAGGCCGTCGAGGAGGCGAAGGCGGCCGGCGCCGAGGGCCCGCGGGCCATGGGCGCCGTCATGAAGATCGTGAACCCGAAGGTCGCGGGCCTGGCCGAGGGCGGCCGGGTCGCCGCCGCCGTGAAGAAGCTCCTGGCCGGCTGAGAACGGCACCTGCCAGTCGTACAAGAGCCCGGTCCCGCCGAATGCGCGGGACCGGGCTCTCGTCTGTGGTGAGGCGGCCGGGTGTCAGCCGCGTCTGTGGTGAGGCGGCCGGGTGTCAGCCGCGCCCGCGGTGAGGCGGCCGGGTGTCAGCCGCGCCCGCGGGGAGGCCGCCGGGTGTCAGCCGCGCCCGCCTCCGTTGCCGTTCCCGTTCCCGTTGTTCGTGCCCTGGATGAAGCCCTCCGGGATGGAGAAGGTCGGCGTCGGGAAGGTGGTGTTGCCGTCGTTCCCACCGTTGTCGTTGCCGCCGTTGTCGTTCCCGCGGTTGTCGCCGTTGTCGCCGTCGTCGCCCTTGCCGGGGTCTTCCTTCTTCGGCATGTCGGGGATGTGGACGAGGTTGAAGCTCGGGGCGTCCTTGCCCTCCAGCGCTCCGCTCATCATGTCGCGCCAGATCGGGCCGGGGACCTTGCCGCCGAACACCTTCTGGCTGTAGACGCCGCCGATGGTGATGTTCTGCATCTTGCGCTTGTGCGCCGGGTCGCCGACCCAGACCGCGCCGGCCATGTTCGGCGTGTAGCCCACGAACCAGGCCGCGTAGCGCTCGTCGGTCGTACCCGTCTTGCCGGCGCTGGCACGGCCGCCGCCGAGGCCCGCCTCCGAGCCGGTGCCGTCCTCGACCACGCCCTTGAGGAGCGTGTTGATCGTGTCCGCGGTGTTCTCCGACATCGCCCGCGAGCAGGTCGACTTCGGGACCTGGAGGGACTTCGACTTCTCGCCGACCCGCTGGGTGATCGACTCGATGGCGACCGGGGTGCAGTACATCCCGCGCGAGGCGAAGGTCGCGTACGCGTTCGCCATGGTCAGCGGGGACATCTCCTGGGTGCCCAGGGCGATCGACGGAGCCTGCTGGATCTTGCGGCCGTCGGCGCGCTGGACGCCCATCTTCGCGGCCATCTCCGTCACCGGGCAGATGCCGATGTCGCTGATCAACGACACGTAGTAGGTGTTCACCGACTTCGCGGTCGCGGTCTTCATGTCGTACGGGCCCACCTCGGAGGTGTTCTCGTTGGAGACCGGGACGCCCTTCTCGTTCCAGACGTTGCCGTTGCACTCCTGGACCGGGGCCGGGTAGTCCATCTTGTACGGCGACGGGTAGATCTGCGTCGCCGGGGTGCCGCCCTCTATGGCGGCCGCGGCCACGATCGGCTTGAACGTCGAACCGGGCTGGTAGCCCGCTCCGCCGCCCATGTCCTGGTTGACCGAGAGGTTGAGCGTCGTCTCGTTCTTCTTGTTGTTGATGCCGTACGGCCGTGACTGGCCCATCGCGAGGATCTTGCCGGTGCCGGGCTGGACGATGGTCGCCGCCGTGGCCACGTCGTCGTCCTGGTAGACGTGCTCCTTGATGGACTTCTGGACCGACCTCTGGGCCTGCGGGTCCATGGTGGTGCGGATCGTCAGACCGCCCTGGTTCCAGACCTTGGCCCGGGCCTCCTTCGTCTTGCCGAAGACCGGGTCGGTCAGGAAGACCTCACGGACGTAGTCGCAGAAGAAGCCGGCGCCCTTGACCGCGGTGATGCAGCCGTTCTTCGGCTTGCTGACCTTGAGGCCCAGCGGCTGCTCCTTGGCCTTGTCGGCCTCCGCCTGGGAGACGTCACCGACCTCGGCCATGCGCTGGAGCACGGTGTTGCGCCGCTTGGTCGCCTCGGCCTCGTCGTTGACGGGGTCGTAGCGGCTGGGGGACTGGACGATGCCCGCGAGCAGGGCCGACTGCTCGAGGTTGAGGTCCTTGGCGTGCTTGGAGAAGTAGCGCTGCGAGGCCGCCTCGACGCCGTACGCCTGCTGCCCGAAGAACGTGATGTTGAGGTAGTTCTCGAGGATCTTCTTCTTGCCGAGTTCCTCTTCGAGCTGGATCGCGTACTTCAGCTCGCGGATCTTGCGGCCGATGGTCTGCTGGGTGGCCTGGGCGACCTTCGTCGGGTCGTCACCGGCCTCCTCCACCGCGACGTTCTTCACCAGCTGCTGGGTGAGCGTGGAGGCGCCCTGGGCGACCCCGCCGCTCTGGGCGTTCTTGTTGAGCGCGCGCAGGACGCCCTTCAGGTCGACCGCGCCGTGCTGGTAGAAGCGCGAGTCCTCGATCGCGACGATCGCCTTCTGCATGTACGGCGAGACGTTCTTGAGGTCGACCACCGTGCGGTCGCGCGAGTACACCGTGGCGATGGTGCCGCCCTCGCTGTCGAGGATCGTGGTGCGCTGGCTCAG is a genomic window containing:
- a CDS encoding metallophosphoesterase, encoding MRARYGVPLGIAAVGAAGLVYSAGFEARSFRLRRVTVPVLPSGMRPLRVLQVSDIHMVGGQRKKQRWLRSLAGLRPDFVINTGDNLSDPEGVPEVLDALGPLMEFPGAYVFGSNDYYGPKFRNPARYLYEKAQGRHGLNGNAPAVGVVHNPWEDLRDGFEAAGWQNLTNTRGMLKVEGVSVELTGLDDPHIKRDRYDEVAGGPSGAADFSMGVVHAPYLRVLDAFAADGYPLILAGHTHGGQICLPFYGAFVTNCDLDTDRVKGLSTHEAEGRRSYLHVSAGCGANRYTPVRFACPPEVTLLTLVGRG
- a CDS encoding Pr6Pr family membrane protein, producing MTAPIPRDIPDLPAVPGMPVFLPSLVPATAVVAPVRHPVAAAYRVLVAMAAAGAVTVELLLSSPVRTLSHFSIQSTILLTPVLLLSARRAWTARRPLPSSVTGAALLYVTITALVYHLLLVNTASPFALTGAAANPTGWHAVTALLLHTVIPAAALADWLLLTPPGRLHLRQAATWLLYPLAYLLFSFTRGELIPPGTGGRYLYPFLDVDLHGYKSVLGNALLLGLSFYALAILLVALDHARPNPIRHRTKTGFRLQPPVG
- a CDS encoding pentapeptide repeat-containing protein; this translates as MLLWQGPWWLDGEHLRTDDLQPADGVVVTGVRTALVALGAGVVAAAGLYYTDRSLRHTRERDREQAELSREAQVTDRYVEAIKLLASDRTVERLGGIYALERIMRDSPKDHLTVVEVLASFIREHTLMAAGEGEALQADRHPTEPVQAALTVLGRRPVAQEPFRIDLRATDLRGADLKQARLDRVRLGSARLDGSDLTEARLEDAWLQETGLEGVWLDRADLNKANLRAANLRGASLVDANLAQSKLMGTDLSTAHGCTVEQVRAASVLDEATKLPTDIAAGLPAIE
- a CDS encoding transglycosylase domain-containing protein, whose protein sequence is MSKKRSGGGLSPTQQAAKFLGVSVLAGAVMAGIALPAAGALGLAAKGSVESFDELPTNLKTPPLSQRTTILDSEGGTIATVYSRDRTVVDLKNVSPYMQKAIVAIEDSRFYQHGAVDLKGVLRALNKNAQSGGVAQGASTLTQQLVKNVAVEEAGDDPTKVAQATQQTIGRKIRELKYAIQLEEELGKKKILENYLNITFFGQQAYGVEAASQRYFSKHAKDLNLEQSALLAGIVQSPSRYDPVNDEAEATKRRNTVLQRMAEVGDVSQAEADKAKEQPLGLKVSKPKNGCITAVKGAGFFCDYVREVFLTDPVFGKTKEARAKVWNQGGLTIRTTMDPQAQRSVQKSIKEHVYQDDDVATAATIVQPGTGKILAMGQSRPYGINNKKNETTLNLSVNQDMGGGAGYQPGSTFKPIVAAAAIEGGTPATQIYPSPYKMDYPAPVQECNGNVWNEKGVPVSNENTSEVGPYDMKTATAKSVNTYYVSLISDIGICPVTEMAAKMGVQRADGRKIQQAPSIALGTQEMSPLTMANAYATFASRGMYCTPVAIESITQRVGEKSKSLQVPKSTCSRAMSENTADTINTLLKGVVEDGTGSEAGLGGGRASAGKTGTTDERYAAWFVGYTPNMAGAVWVGDPAHKRKMQNITIGGVYSQKVFGGKVPGPIWRDMMSGALEGKDAPSFNLVHIPDMPKKEDPGKGDDGDNGDNRGNDNGGNDNGGNDGNTTFPTPTFSIPEGFIQGTNNGNGNGNGGGRG
- a CDS encoding GatB/YqeY domain-containing protein, whose protein sequence is MTTLKSKLQEDLNAAIKGRDELRSSTLRMTLAAITTEEVAGKEKRELSDAEVLKVITKEAKKRREAADAFAQGGRAESAEREKAEGQVLAEYLPKQLSDDELNDIVAQAVEEAKAAGAEGPRAMGAVMKIVNPKVAGLAEGGRVAAAVKKLLAG